The following are encoded together in the Roseobacter denitrificans OCh 114 genome:
- the sufB gene encoding Fe-S cluster assembly protein SufB, with protein sequence MTALDQPITEDIQVKEGVDQDTVDAVREVGGKYKHGWSTDIEMEYAPKGLSPEIVRLISEKNEEPEWMLEWRLAAYERWLQKSEPKWAMVDYPEIDFQDQYYYARPKSMEVKPKSLDDVDPKLLETYQKLGIPLKEQMILAGVEGAEELTDEPRKVAVDAVFDSVSLGTTFRDELMKAGVIFCSISEAIKDHPELVKKYLGSVVPVSDNYYATLNSAVFSDGSFVYVPPGVRCPMELSTYFRINAENTGQFERTLIIADKGSYVSYLEGCTAPQRDIAQLHAAVVEIIVEEDAEVKYSTVQNWYPGDEEGKGGIYNFVTKRADCRGDRAKVMWTQVETGSAVTWKYPSCILRGDDSQGEFYSIAIANNMQQADTGTKMIHLGKRTKSRIVSKGISAGKAQNTYRGLVSMHPKAKDSRNYTQCDSLLIGDKCGAHTVPYIEVKNNSSRVEHEATTSKVDDDQLFYCRSRGMDEEEAVALVVNGFCKDVLQALPMEFAMEAQQLVAISLEGSVG encoded by the coding sequence AAGGGCCTCAGCCCGGAGATCGTGCGCCTGATTTCCGAAAAGAACGAAGAACCCGAATGGATGCTGGAATGGCGTCTGGCCGCTTACGAGCGCTGGTTGCAAAAGTCCGAGCCCAAATGGGCCATGGTGGATTATCCGGAAATCGATTTTCAGGATCAATACTACTATGCGCGGCCCAAATCCATGGAAGTCAAGCCGAAGTCGCTGGATGACGTCGATCCCAAGCTGCTGGAAACATATCAAAAGCTGGGCATTCCGCTGAAGGAACAGATGATCCTCGCCGGTGTCGAGGGCGCTGAGGAACTGACCGATGAGCCGCGCAAGGTGGCGGTGGATGCTGTGTTTGATTCCGTCTCGCTCGGCACGACATTCCGGGATGAGCTGATGAAGGCGGGCGTAATCTTCTGTTCGATTTCCGAGGCGATCAAGGATCACCCCGAGCTGGTCAAGAAATACCTCGGCTCGGTCGTGCCGGTGTCTGACAACTACTACGCGACGCTCAATTCGGCGGTGTTTTCCGACGGCTCTTTTGTGTATGTGCCGCCCGGCGTGCGCTGCCCGATGGAACTGTCGACCTATTTCCGCATCAATGCGGAAAACACCGGTCAATTCGAACGCACGCTGATCATCGCGGACAAGGGGTCCTATGTCTCCTACCTCGAGGGCTGCACCGCGCCGCAGCGCGACATCGCGCAGCTTCACGCCGCTGTGGTGGAGATCATTGTCGAGGAAGATGCGGAGGTGAAATACTCCACCGTCCAGAACTGGTACCCGGGCGACGAAGAGGGCAAGGGCGGCATCTATAACTTCGTGACAAAACGTGCCGATTGCCGGGGGGATCGCGCCAAGGTGATGTGGACGCAGGTGGAGACGGGTTCGGCCGTCACCTGGAAATATCCGTCGTGCATTCTGCGCGGCGACGACAGCCAGGGCGAATTCTATTCGATTGCCATCGCCAACAACATGCAGCAAGCCGATACCGGCACCAAGATGATCCATCTGGGCAAACGCACCAAGTCGCGCATCGTGTCCAAGGGTATTTCCGCAGGCAAGGCGCAGAATACCTATCGCGGGCTGGTGTCGATGCACCCCAAAGCGAAGGATTCGCGCAACTATACCCAGTGCGACAGCCTGCTGATCGGCGACAAATGCGGCGCACACACAGTGCCCTACATCGAGGTCAAGAACAACTCGAGCCGAGTGGAGCACGAAGCGACGACCTCCAAGGTGGACGACGATCAGCTGTTCTACTGCCGCTCGCGCGGGATGGACGAAGAAGAGGCCGTGGCGCTGGTGGTGAACGGGTTCTGCAAGGACGTGCTGCAAGCGCTGCCGATGGAGTTTGCCATGGAGGCGCAGCAATTGGTGGCGATTTCGCTTGAAGGGTCAGTGGGCTGA